The region CTTTTCCCTTAGGCTCTCGCGCAGCCGTGCCAGCAGGTCTTCATAATCACCCTGATAACGGGGCATCCGCGCAAAGCCAAGCCTTTGCCGCATCATTTCTGCGCATGCCAAAAGTTGTACGGCTCGAGCCCCTTCACCCGCGCCGGCCTCGAGCTTGGCTTGCGTCTCGAGCGCTTTGACAAGCGTCTTTTGATCGCCACTGGTGTGAGCAAGTTCCACGGCTTCCGTGAGCAGGGGCTGCGCCGTTTGGTAGTCGCGCCGGTCGAGATGCCACCTTGCCAAGGCCTCGAGCACGCGCATCATCATCCAGTTATCGCCCGTTTTGCGGCACAGGCGCAGGCATTCCTGATAACAGCCGTAGGCTTCTTCCGGCTTTCCTTGGTCGACGAACACGCTGCCGAGGAGATTGAGCGCATGAGACGCGAGCGATACATCGCCGACCGCGCCTTGAATGGTGAGGCTTTCTTCCAAAAGCTCGCGTGCTTCACTAGCATCGCCGCGTTTTTGGAGGCTGCCCGCTAAGTTGTTGAGCAAGTGGCTGACCATTCTCTTGTCTCCGAGCCTTCTAAACAGCTCCAAGCTACCCTGGTAGCGTTCGATCTCTTGCGGTATGTCGCCACGCTGAGCGGCGTCTACGCCCAGATTCAACAGGCTGATCCCCTCGCCATGCGTATCCCCAACGGCACGGAAAAGCTCGAGGCACTGTTCATTCAAGGAATGAGCCTCAGCGAACTCTCCCAGATAGCTCAGCACGGTTGCCAAGCTGACAAGCGCTTTGGCACGGCTGTGATCATCACCCAACGCATCGCTAAGAGCCGCTGACTCTTCGTAGTAAAGCCGGGCTCGCTGGTAGTTCGCCCCTTCATTGTTAAGCGTGCCTAGTGAACGCAAGATAGCGGCGGCGGCAGCTTTATCCTTACTCTCCTTGGCAAGCTCGAGCGCCGACTCGTAACACGAGCGCGCACCCTCAGGGTCGCCTCGATTGACTTGTGCGATGAGTCCTAAAGCCCTAAGGGATTTTGCCCATAAAGACTTTTCACCCAGATCTTTGGCGATAGCCAGGCTCTGCTCGAGGAGTGTCTGAGCGGTTTCATGGTCACTTTGCACCCAGGCCAAATCACCGGCCAAAAACAAGGCTTTGGCCTCGGTAACGCTATGACTGCTTGTCTTTGGCAAGAACATCGTTAAGTATTCGTAGCCCTCGGTATAGTAACCTTGCGTACCCCAGAAATAGCCGAGGGCGGTAGCAAGCCGTAGGGCGGTTTCTGTGGCCCCTTTTGCTTCGAGGTTCCGAAACGCTTCACGAAAGTTATCCATCTCTTCGCTCAAGCGCCCAAACCATCTCACCTGCTCTTTGCCCTGCAACCGCGGTTCCGCTTCTTCGGCAAACCCCAGGTAAAAATCGGTGTGTTTGGTTTCTATCTGAGTTTGCTCGTCAGGACGTTCAGCCAGTTTTTCCTGGGTGAACTGATACAAGAGAGAATGTCTGTCGTAGCGTCCGTTCGGCAAGACCCTGAGGAGAGACTTGTCCACAAGCGAAGCCAGCATAGGGATGGTCGCACCGGCTACTTCCGAAGCCGCTTCCCGTCTAAACCCTCCCCGAAAGACCGAGAGCCTTTTGAGGACGTCCTGCTCCTTTTGGCTGAGGCGTTTCCATGAGGACTCAAACGCCGCCTTGAGGCTGC is a window of Deinococcota bacterium DNA encoding:
- a CDS encoding tetratricopeptide repeat protein, with translation MRLEEEYIFAVEGLPYPKTPSEDAILRDAVQLFKERAERAQPHFDLGRELPDVIAICQLVEGLPLGIELSAAWVRLMSCADIAGEIRKSLEFLSSTTKNIPERHRSLKAAFESSWKRLSQKEQDVLKRLSVFRGGFRREAASEVAGATIPMLASLVDKSLLRVLPNGRYDRHSLLYQFTQEKLAERPDEQTQIETKHTDFYLGFAEEAEPRLQGKEQVRWFGRLSEEMDNFREAFRNLEAKGATETALRLATALGYFWGTQGYYTEGYEYLTMFLPKTSSHSVTEAKALFLAGDLAWVQSDHETAQTLLEQSLAIAKDLGEKSLWAKSLRALGLIAQVNRGDPEGARSCYESALELAKESKDKAAAAAILRSLGTLNNEGANYQRARLYYEESAALSDALGDDHSRAKALVSLATVLSYLGEFAEAHSLNEQCLELFRAVGDTHGEGISLLNLGVDAAQRGDIPQEIERYQGSLELFRRLGDKRMVSHLLNNLAGSLQKRGDASEARELLEESLTIQGAVGDVSLASHALNLLGSVFVDQGKPEEAYGCYQECLRLCRKTGDNWMMMRVLEALARWHLDRRDYQTAQPLLTEAVELAHTSGDQKTLVKALETQAKLEAGAGEGARAVQLLACAEMMRQRLGFARMPRYQGDYEDLLARLRESLREKPFKNAWLRGQTVALEEALRMCRDLADRPSSKKASKASSVRS